In Onthophagus taurus isolate NC chromosome 6, IU_Otau_3.0, whole genome shotgun sequence, a genomic segment contains:
- the LOC139429999 gene encoding tigger transposable element-derived protein 1-like has translation MTVAEVARKNSVNESSIRTIRQNKEKIRKSIESSVRESSKFVTYSRKGPIEKVENALALWIEDQTQKRVALSSVIIRDKATKLYDNFLKNESSSSNSELKPFVANNAPGHPANRLQSLNENVKIEFLPPNRTSLIQPLDQGIIAAFKAYYTRITFKKLLDSLESDSKLTLTQCWKNYNIGNCIDNIEESRRELKKSTLNGCWRKIWPTVVISEKGNDNDVNLHTNDIQATVTLGQLLPGVGFSDLQLSDIEELLESHNSELTEEELGDLVAKNNQESSDSDDNKENTLPAELSLKTVNQCLKMGEELTDFLIENDLTPRSLKAQREILNALAPYKSLEQRLQNETKQSKITDFLSKK, from the exons ATGACTGTAGCAGAAGTGGCCAGAAAAAATAGCGTTAACGAATCTTCTATACGAACTATTCgccaaaataaagaaaaaattcgaaaaagtatCGAATCCTCAGTCCGTGAATCTTCAAAATTTGTTACGTACTCCAGAAAAGGACCTATAGAAAAGGTGGAAAACGCGTTAGCTTTGTGGATTGAGGATCAAACTCAAAAAAGAGTAGCTCTAAGCTCTGTTATAATTAGAGACAAAGCTACAAAACTATACGataattttctgaaaaatgaATCCTCTTCGTCAAATAGTGAACTGAAACCATTTGTTGCAA ATAATGCTCCCGGTCACCCTGCTAACCGACTACAAAGCTTAAATGAAAATGTCAAGATTGAGTTTTTGCCTCCTAATAGAACCTCCCTTATTCAGCCTTTAGATCAAGGTATTATAGCTGCATTTAAAGCATATTATACcagaataacttttaagaAGTTATTAGATAGTTTGGAAAGTGACTCGAAGCTAACTTTAACACAATGTtggaaaaattacaacattggTAATTGCATAGACAACATCGAAGAGTCCCGTCGtgaattgaaaaaatctaCATTGAATGGTTGCTGGAGAAAAATCTGGCCAACTGTTGTCATATCGGAGAAGGGCAATGACAACGATGTCAATTTACATACTAATGACATCCAGGCTACAGTAACATTAGGCCAGTTGTTACCGGGAGTTGGATTTAGTGACCTCCAGTTGTCAGATATTGAAGAGCTACTCGAATCTCATAATTCTGAACTAACAGAAGAAGAGCTAGGAGATTTAGTAGCTAAGAATAATCAAGAATCCAGTGATAGTGACGATAATAAGGAAAACACACTCCCAGCTGAGTTAAGTCTCAAAACTGTTAATCAATGTTTAAAGATGGGAGAAGAATTAACagattttttgatagaaaacgATCTTACTCCGCGTAGCTTAAAGGCACAACGTGAGATACTTAATGCCTTGGCACCTTATAAAAGTTTAGAGCAGAGGcttcaaaatgaaacaaaacaaTCAAAAATCACAGActttttatcaaagaaataa